Genomic segment of Dactylococcopsis salina PCC 8305:
GGAAAAAGCCTCGTTTTCTCGCACTGTCGTGTAATTGGGAAGCCACCGCCAATCCTTCTTTGGCAGCAGCCACCACCGCCGCATCCGCCGCCACATCAATACAGTCAGCACCAGCTAACGCATAAACTAAACTCAGACTCCTCACCGCAGGGAGATGTTGGTAACTTGCGCCACAAATGAGTTTAAACCAGTGACCCGTTTCTAAAGATTGTAAGGGGTTTCCGTACATATAATTTGTTGAAGAGGATTGATTTCGGATCAAACTTCCTTCTTCTAAGATAATCACCCGTTCCGCTTGTTGTAAAACCGTTTGGCGACGATATAATACTATTTTGGAAGTGCGACACGATGTTGCATTTAGAGAGTGAGTCCCTCAGAAAGACTCTGCCCAAGTGTGCATGGGTATTCCCGCTCCCAACTGCGTCGCTGGTAACGGTGGGGTGGAAAGCAGGGAGTTAAGTGTAACTATATCCTAAGTATGACTCGCCAGAAAGGGAATAAGTGCTAGGGAAAGTTCAATATGGTGAACTAACGTGAAGTGTTCGATGAGCCGTCGTAATGGTAGTCCCTATAAGTTAAGGTGAGCGTGCCGAGCGAGTAGTAAAATAGGGTTGATTAGCCACGAAAGCGAGAGCAAGTAGTGGGTTGTCAAGGGCAACGGTAAGAAGTCTCCTCTTCCAATGGAGTCTCGGAGGTCTATCCCTAAAGCATGGATAGACTAGCACACCATAAACCCTCGGCGGATAGAACACCACCTAAGTTGAGCGTATCTCTCAAATGTGAAACGTGGGTTTGCCCAATGGGGTCTGGTTTACCAGTAGGCTAACCGTAAGGGAGGCACAATTCCCCAGTGGGTATGGGACAGTCCAAAAAGCAAACGCCGTCTGCTGATTCCGTGCAGTTTCTTCTCCGACGACCTGACTTCGGATAACCGATAATCGGATTGGACAAGCAGGAACTTGAAAGCATGAGGAAAACCCTTCGGGGTATAACTTGACGGATAAGGGTTCAAAATTTGCCCTACCTGAAAGGGGAGCTAACTTGGACACGGGTGAGTCAGTAACTCGAACGATTAATTGGAACGTCTTAAAAGTCGCGCGAAAAGTTAGATTACCATATGGTAAACGTAAGTGCGAGCGGTTTAACTAACCTTGACAAGTACAAAGACAGTCTATTAGGGTCTGCTCTTGCTTGAGCCGTGTGCGGTGAAAGTCGCACGCACGGTTCTGAGGGGGGAAGGGGAGAGTAATCTCCCTAACCTACCCGACAAGTCAAGTTACATTAAAGCCCCCCATACCCCCCAAGTTTGGGGGGCTTAAGTAGTCGATACTGTAGCACCAATTATTCAAGATGGTATAACTAATAACAGAGCATTCTCCTAAAATTCGAGTCCATTTCCCTTTTTTTCTAGATGTCCTTCGATAATCTCTGTAAACTCTTATCAGAAAAATATCCCACCAATTTTGCCAGTTGGGTACTCAAAACCCCACAAACCAATGTAGAAGTGCTCAAAACCGAACTCAGCATTGAACCCATTCGTGCTGATTCCGTCACTTTTTTACAACTACAGGGACGAATTCTCCATTTAGAGTTTCAAACCCAATGGCGATCGAAGCCACCGCTTCCTCTACGAATGTTAGATTATTGGGTGCGTCTCTATCGTTTGTATCGCTTACCGATTACCCAAGTGGTGGTTTTATTACTCCCCCCTCCTGAGACTGAGGTGATTGAAACCCGATTTACTTTAGAAAACACTGACCATCAATATCAAGTGATTCGGTTATGGGAAGAAAATTCAGAGTTATTTCTCCATGATCCCGCATTATTACCCTTAGCCCCATTAACGGCGACTAATGAGCCACAAACCTTGTTACAACAGGTAATTCAACAAGTGAATGAACTGGAAGAAGAGAAGAGGGCGGAAATTTCAGCTTACGCGCAAATTGTCGCTGGGCTAAAATATGAGAAAGATTTGGTGAAACGATTATTCAGGGAGGGGATGATGCGAGAGTCAGTAATTTATCAGGATATTATCAGAGAAGGAAGAGAAGAAGGAGAACAAAGAGAACGATCGCTGATCCTCCGCCAACTAACGCGACGAGTGGGCGAGTTACCGCAACCGTGGCGCGATCGGGTTAACAGTCTCTCTCTAGAACAATTAGAAAATCTCGGAGAAGCGTTACTGGATTTTCAGGGAATGGAAGATTTAGAAACCTGGTGGCGTACCTTAGAGGAAAATTGAGATAAAAAAGGGATAATGCTAAAATTCAAGTCCATTTTTCCTTTTTCT
This window contains:
- a CDS encoding DUF4351 domain-containing protein, which encodes MSFDNLCKLLSEKYPTNFASWVLKTPQTNVEVLKTELSIEPIRADSVTFLQLQGRILHLEFQTQWRSKPPLPLRMLDYWVRLYRLYRLPITQVVVLLLPPPETEVIETRFTLENTDHQYQVIRLWEENSELFLHDPALLPLAPLTATNEPQTLLQQVIQQVNELEEEKRAEISAYAQIVAGLKYEKDLVKRLFREGMMRESVIYQDIIREGREEGEQRERSLILRQLTRRVGELPQPWRDRVNSLSLEQLENLGEALLDFQGMEDLETWWRTLEEN